In a single window of the Salvelinus namaycush isolate Seneca chromosome 6, SaNama_1.0, whole genome shotgun sequence genome:
- the LOC120050042 gene encoding inhibitor of growth protein 3, which produces MLYLEDYLEMIEQLPMDLRDRFTEMREMDLQVQNAMDQLEQRVNEFFVNAKKNKPEWREEQMGVIKKDYYKALEDADEKVQLANQIYDLVDRHLRKLDQELAKFKMELEADNAGITEILERRSLEMDSPSQPVNNHHVHSHTTVEKRKYTTQPSHHTTEHVPEKKFKSEALLSTLTSDASKENTPGCRTNSTTSASNNVYSVNSSQPLASYNLSSLPAGPGAGAGAITMAAAQAVQATAQMKEGRRTSSLKASYEAIKNNDFQLGREFSLTSRDTTGAYSTSALANTLTQTLTPAGSAVAADSRGGRKTKGNTKSSNHQSSSSSSSSSLSSCSSSSALAQELSQQASALPESETNSQVDWTYDPNEPRYCICNQVSYGEMVGCDNQDCPIEWFHYGCVGLTEAPKGKWYCPQCTAAMKRRGSRHK; this is translated from the exons ATGCTGTACCTAGAGGATTACCTCGAGA TGATCGAGCAGCTACCCATGGATCTCCGCGACAGGTTTACGGAAATGAGAGAGATGGACCTGCAAGTTCAGA ATGCCATGGACCAGTTGGAGCAGAGGGTGAATGAGTTCTTTGTCAATGCAAAGAAGAACAAGCCAGAGTGGAGGGAAGAGCAGATGGGAGTCATCAAAAAG GATTATTATAAGGCATTGGAGGATGCAGATGAAAAAGTACAGCTGGCCAATCAGATTTATGATCTG GTGGACCGCCACCTGAGGAAACTGGACCAGGAGCTGGCTAAGTTCAAGATGGAGCTGGAGGCTGACAACGCTGGCATCACTGAGATCCTGGAGAGAC gaTCCCTAGAGATGGACAGCCCCTCTCAGCCCGTCAACAACCACCACGTCCACTCACACACCACCGTGGAAA AGAGGAAGTACACCACGCAGCCGAGCCACCACACTACAGAGCACGTCCCGGAGAAGAAGTTCAAATCTGAAGCCCTGCTCTCCACACTCACGTCAGACGCCTCCAAGGAGAACACACCTGGCTGTCGCACCAACAGCACGACGTCAGCCTCTAACAACGTGTACAGTGTGAACTCATCCCAGCCCCTGGCCTCCTACAACCTCAGCTCTCTGCCTGCTGGGCCCGGGGCTGGGGCAGGGGCCATCACCATGGCTGCAGCGCAGGCTGTACAGGCCACCGCACAG ATGAAGGAGGGCAGGAGGACTAGCAGTCTGAAGGCCAGCTACGAGGCCATTAAGAACAATGACTTCCAGCTAGGGAGGGAGTTTTCCCTGACCTCCCGGGATACCACGGGGGCCTACTCCACCTCTGCCCTGGCCAACACCCTCACCCAGACCCTCACCCCAGCCGGCTCAGCCGTCGCCGCCGACTCCCGCGGCGGACGCAAGACCAA AGGTAACACCAAGTCTTCCAACCACCAGTCGTCGTCCTCCTCGTCTTCTTCGTCCCTGTCGTCGTGCTCCTCTTCTTCAGCCCTGGCCCAGGAGCTGTCGCAGCAGGCCTCGGCCCTCCCAGAGTCTGAGACcaacagccaggtggactggacctACGACCCCAACGAGCCCCGCTACTGCATCTgcaaccag GTGTCTTATGGAGAAATGGTGGGCTGTGATAATCAAGAC tgcCCCATCGAGTGGTTCCACTACGGCTGCGTGGGCCTAACAGAAGCCCCGAAGGGGAAGTGGTATTGCCCCCAGTGTACTGCCGCCATGAAGAGGAGAGGCAGCAGGCACAAATAG